The genomic region ACCAACGCCGGTTCCGTGCGTTCGCGCGGCGTCGAGTTCGAAAGCACGGTGATCCCGCTGCGCGGCCTGACCCTGAACATCAACGGCTCCTACAACGACGTCAGCTACCTCTCGTACAAAGATGCCCCGTGCCCGCCGGAAGTCAGCCAGGCGCCGGGCGCTCCAGCGTCTTGCGATCTCAGCGGCCATCAAGTGGTCGGCGCTTCGAAGTGGATCGGTAACGCCAACGGCGAATACAAATGGAATCTGGATAACGGCTTCGAACCTTACGTCACCGCGAGCTATGCATTCCGTTCGAAAGCCGTCGGCACGGTCGAGGATTCCGACTACGGCCAGATCCCGAGTTACGCCGTGGTCAACTTCTCCACCGGCCTGCGCGGCGACTTCAACCAAGGTCAGTGGGACGTGTCGCTGTGGCTGAAAAACGCCTTCGACAAAACCTACTACACAACCCTGTGGACGGGCGGCAACGGCGGCTATGAAGGCCTGCTCGGCACACCGCGCACGCTAGGCGTCACCGGTCGCTACGACTTCTGATTCGTCACTCAAGGAGCTGCATCATGTTGCGTATCAAAACCGCTTTGCCGGTGTTGCTGTCCGGCGCAGTGCTCAGTGCCGGCGCCTTCGCCGCACCGAGTGTTTACCCGACGGGTGTTACTCGTTACGACCCGACCAAGGCGTTCAACCAGTACGTGATTTTCAGCGGTGCGGACAAACAGACGCACCTGATCGACATGAACGGCAACGAGGTGAAAACCTGGCCACAGGCAGGTTTCCCGTCGGCGATCATCGATCCAAAACTGGTCGGCGGCGAGCGCGGGCATGTGTTGCTGCAACTGAGTGAAAAGGATCCCGGCAAACTCGGTTCGGCCGGCAATGGTCTGGGCAATCAGAGCATCGGTGAGCTGGACTGGAACGGTAAAGTTGTCTGGCAGTGGGGCGACAAGGCCCCCGGTGGCGCGGCGCAACAGCACCATGATCAGCGCCGGCTGAGCAACGGCAACACCGTGGTGCTGGCGAACAAGGTGCACAAGGTCAAAGGCTTCAAAGTGCCCGAGGTGATCGACGATGCGATCTATGAAGTCAGCCCCGACGGCGCGGTGAAATGGCAGTGGCTGGCCTCGGAGCATCTCAATGAATTCGGTTTCACCGCCGAGCAATTGAAACTGGTGCGCGCCAGTGAAAATCCGGATTACCTGCACATCAACAACCTCAGCCTGGTGGGGCCGAACAAGTGGTTTGATGCCGGTGACAAGCGCTTCAATCCGGACAACCTGTTGATCGATTCACGCAACGCCAACTTCATCGCGATCATCGATAAAAACAGCGGCAAAGTGGTCTGGCGCCTCGGGCCGAATTTGCCGCTGAGCAACCCGAAAACCGCGCAGAAATTGCCGCGTCCGGTGGATCAGTTTGTCGGTCAGCATGATGCCCACATCATTCCGGCAGGATTGCCTGGAGCCGGTAACGTGCTGGTGTTCGATAACCAGGGATCGGCGGGTTATCCGAACGTCACCCTCGGGCTGATTTCCGGTTCGCGGGTATTGGAAATCGACCCGGTGAAAAACGAAATCGTCTGGCAGTACAGCGCGGTGAATTCGAAGCAGCCGGGGTGGGCGTTCTACAGCTCGTTTATCAGCAGCGCGCGACGCTTGCCCAACGGCAACACGCTGATCGACGAAGGCATGAACGGACGGTTTTTCCAAGTGACAGCCAGCGGTGAAAACGTCTGGGAATACGTCAGTCCCTATCTCGGCAAGGCGCCGGGCAGCGACGCGATCAGCAACTGGGTGTATCGGGCGCTGCCTGTGAGTTATGACTGGGTGCCAACGGGTACGCCACGCTCCGAGACAGCGGTTAATGCCCCGGTTGTCAGTGTGCAGCAAACCAATGCCAGTCGTTAGTTGAAATGGAATTAGTGCTCGAACGAACGGCGATAAGTTATGACCGAGTTGAACAGTGCATATTGCAATTTCGTTAGTAACTCGCGTGGACAATAGTTGAATGTCCAACCATCCTGACTGTCGTGAGTTTCCAGGAGGAAACTTGCTCTCATCGGAAGACACTTATCCAACGATAAAGGAAATCTCGTTATGTCGAGCATTAATGGCAATTATGTAAACGCTAACGCTGGCGCCAAACTGACGATTACCGATGGCAACGATTCCAACGGCACCTTCAGCGGTAAATTCAGTCAGAACGGCGTGAATTACGACATTGCTTACGGGCACTACCATTTCCAGAATAGCACTGGGCAGCCTACGATCATCACGTTCACGGCTCTGAATGACGGCACTGGTTATCAGTCCTGGACATTGTTCTCGCCGGATCACAATTATTCAAAAGTTCGTGCGGTTGGTTCGCGCACAAACTTTGATGGTGATGTTGTTGGCGTGGCAGGGGAATTCGTCAAACAGTAACGGTGGCTAAAGAAGCCGCCACGCCTTTTTCGGGCGTGGCGGCTTTTTTATACCCCTCGAGAAAATCGCGGCTACGATCAACGGCGATTAATTAATTGCCTGTAATTAACACACAGGTTTGCGCTTTGCAGCCTTTTGCGTGACTAAGCGTCACAAATTTGATTGCCGCCTCGGGTGTCGATGTAGCGACTGTCACAGCTGACTCTTTGTAGTCCTTGGTCTGAATACGTTCGCCCGGCAACACAACTTTGCGCCACTCGTTTTGAAATACATAAAGGGGGAAGCTGGTTTTGTTGCTGATCTCCAGTTGCGCAGGCAGTGTGATCTTCGTCGCGGCCGAGGCCACCGATAAGGGCGCCAGTAACAGCACCATGTAAATCATTGTCCGTTTGGTTAATTGCATCATTACTCTTCCTGAGTCGATTTTAGAATGCGCTGACATCTAATGCGCCCACGGCATGTCAATCAACTCGATTGTTGTAAGCAGGAATGTAGTGCTGCCCCATACCTTCAGCGAATACTTTTAATGCTTGAAAAGCATGGCGTTTTGGACGCTGGGCTGCGGCCCTTGATTGGCGTGGCTTTGCGAGAAGTGATCAGTTTTAATATATCCAAATGATCTATCCATAACTTGAAAGATTACTTTCGGAGATAAGTCTCAGGCCCAATCATTCACCCATCGATTCGCCGTGGGGGATTCAACAAACGGTCGATCGGCAGTTTTTGTAGAGAACGCAAAAAGACCGCAGGGAGTGAATCAATGGGCAATGTCCAGACCGCCGCCAGCGCAGAGGAATTGCTGTGGCGTCAGACGCCGGGTGGCGAGTTGGTCGATCTCGGCCGGCCGCATCGTGTGCCGCTGGGGCAGTTGCGTTTGCAGCGTGCACCCAAAGGCATTTTGAGCCGACGCGAAACCCTTCTGCTCGGCGTGCTCGCGCTGGTGGTGCATGGCGCGGTGATCTATTGGATCAGCCAGAAGCCGACGCCGGTGCTGCCGATCGTGCCGCCGGAAATTCCGCCGATGACCATCGAGTTCTCGCGCCCGGCACCGCCGGCGCCACCGGTTGTCGAGCCGCCGCCACCTGCGCCAGTGGTTGAACCGCCACCGCCGGTGGAAGACGAGCTGGCGGTAAAACCACCGCCGCCAAAACCCGTTCCGAAACCCAAACCGGTGGTTAAACAGGCACCCAAACCAGCACCGAAAACGGTCGAGCAACCACCGGCGCCGCCACAACCGGCTGCCCCGGTTGCAGCGCCAGCGCCACCTGCGCCTCCCGCGCCGGCACCGGTAACCCCGGCCTCAGCGAATGCTGCGTACCTGAAAAACCCGGCGCCGGAATACCCGTCGCTGGCTCAGCGTCGCGGTTGGGAAGGCACGGTGTTGCTGCGCGTGCATGTGTTGGCCAGCGGCAAACCGGGTGAGATCCAGATAGCCAAAAGCAGCGGCCGGCAACAGCTCGACGACGCGGCGCTGAACGCCGTGAAGCGTTGGAGTTTCGTCCCGGCCAAGCAGGGTGATGTCGCCCAGGACGGCTGGGTCAGCGTGCCCATCGATTTCAAGATTCATTAAACCGAAACCAAATTCGCGCAAAACGTTTACACGAGGGAATACATCATGACGTTACTGGCATCTCCACTGGAATCCATCGAAAGCGCGGTGATCTGGCTGTTGGTGGTTTTTTCCGTCGCCACTTGGGGCCTGG from Pseudomonas tensinigenes harbors:
- a CDS encoding aryl-sulfate sulfotransferase → MLRIKTALPVLLSGAVLSAGAFAAPSVYPTGVTRYDPTKAFNQYVIFSGADKQTHLIDMNGNEVKTWPQAGFPSAIIDPKLVGGERGHVLLQLSEKDPGKLGSAGNGLGNQSIGELDWNGKVVWQWGDKAPGGAAQQHHDQRRLSNGNTVVLANKVHKVKGFKVPEVIDDAIYEVSPDGAVKWQWLASEHLNEFGFTAEQLKLVRASENPDYLHINNLSLVGPNKWFDAGDKRFNPDNLLIDSRNANFIAIIDKNSGKVVWRLGPNLPLSNPKTAQKLPRPVDQFVGQHDAHIIPAGLPGAGNVLVFDNQGSAGYPNVTLGLISGSRVLEIDPVKNEIVWQYSAVNSKQPGWAFYSSFISSARRLPNGNTLIDEGMNGRFFQVTASGENVWEYVSPYLGKAPGSDAISNWVYRALPVSYDWVPTGTPRSETAVNAPVVSVQQTNASR
- a CDS encoding energy transducer TonB produces the protein MGNVQTAASAEELLWRQTPGGELVDLGRPHRVPLGQLRLQRAPKGILSRRETLLLGVLALVVHGAVIYWISQKPTPVLPIVPPEIPPMTIEFSRPAPPAPPVVEPPPPAPVVEPPPPVEDELAVKPPPPKPVPKPKPVVKQAPKPAPKTVEQPPAPPQPAAPVAAPAPPAPPAPAPVTPASANAAYLKNPAPEYPSLAQRRGWEGTVLLRVHVLASGKPGEIQIAKSSGRQQLDDAALNAVKRWSFVPAKQGDVAQDGWVSVPIDFKIH